AGGGCAGAGACAGTGAAGTGACAGGTATTACCAGTAAGAGAGTTTAAAATGTATATGGCAATCATGTTCCAGCCTCTATTTATGTATTGCATTAAACTATTAGTTTAGTTAGCTACTGGGGATTGTTTATACTATAACatgagttttaaaataaatgttatatacaattttaaacaaaactctCTTGTTTTCATTACTTTCCATTATGGTACGGTGTTGCCATATAGCAACAAACTctaaaaactactaaaaaaataatattttttgaaaatgtctcttAATTATGTTTACTGGTTCtattttaagacaaaaaaacaccccaaacatttttttaccaaCTGGGATCATAGTGCGCACCAAAGAGGGTtaaaacatttacaataaacatcTAATGACTCAAACGTAACAAAACTAATGCACACATGATCAAAAGACTAAAATTAAATCAACATCAGGTGCCAAAAATGAAAACCACACTACTCTGTGCTTGTCTTTACCCCTTcatctaaatttaaaaagacactTACTGCTTTGTTTTCTACATAGCGCAGCTGGTCCTCTTCTTTCCTTTGGTAGAAGCAGATGCAGATTCCAGTCCTGCCTGCTCGGCCTGTACGTCCTGAACGATGGATGTATGACTCCACATCCTGACAGCAAACAGAGGCAGGAAATTTTTCAGAGACAGTCAAGGGGACAGGCCTTTATGTCCTACAATTTAAGCAACATTGCATATAATAAAGCGTGTAGTTAGCATTGATCTTCTAAGAGGTAATTCTTCATTTTCCTCActccacaaatacacacaagtgTACTGCAACTGCTTTCACTTGTAATTCAGTTCCAAGTGAAGCACACTAAAGCTAAACTGTAAACCGTCTTATGTGAATGGAATCTGCACCCTAAGTTTTAACATGTTGCTGCAACACATCATACCTTGGGTGGAGAACACTGGACAACCAAGTCAACTTCAGGGATGTCTAATCCACGAGCTGCAACATTTGTGGCAACGAGAACCTCAAAGAGTCCATTCCTGAAGCCCTTTAGGGtcatctctctctgtttctgtggaATGTCGCCATGGAGGGACTGGGTACTCTGAAAGCAGCCAAAcgaaataaatgacaaatgacactcgacaacaaaagcagaaaatataacattttagtGGCAAGGTGGCCGCCGATTGAAAAATGAATCTGTCACAACTCCCAGAACTTTCAAAATGAGTCTTGTTATGAAGTTGTGTGATATAAAAAATGCCAGATGATGACAGCAGAAATTAAAGGTGTAacacactgtacatgcatgaaCCGGTTATTCATACACTGTTAAAAGTGTATCTACCTGTTTGATGGATGTATTCATGGAAAGTTCATTGGCCTCTTTCTTTGTCTCACAGAAGATGATGGTTCTGCCGTGGCTGCCGCTGTAGACCTGGATCACATCGCCGATCACCGCCGCACGCTGTGACCAGTGACACGCTATGGCCAGGTGCTACACGGGATCAGAtggagagagaaacaaaagataaacagaggcaaggggggggggggggcaggaaGTGAGAAGAGAGACATTTCCATTAATCCAGCTGGCAGACTTTAACTTGTACTTCATTACAATTCCACTGGTGTGGATGATGATAAATACAgcaatttttactgcaaatgaactTGCTGGGCTTTTCTGATAGAGATATATGTGAGCTTACTTTACAGTCTGTGCTACTTTTACTGACCCTGCAGGCAACTTTGAGAGATTGCTGTAATGCTTATTAAATTTCACCCATCACACACCCTACACCTCgagctacacaaacacacttacTTCCACAGTTGTTGCagctttctgtgttttcttcccAATCAGGTCAACATGTTTGCACGCTGGTCTCATGTATTTCTTGGCCACATCGTACACCCAAGGGGGGCAGGTGGCCGAGAACAGAAGAGTCTGTGGGTTGGTGTCGCCGTCTAGAAgggtacacaaacacacaacttttATTAAGCATACACTAAAACAATTTCTAATTAACTGTATATGATAAACAAACTAAGATTTGAACATTTCGCCTTGAATGTTCgcagaaaaatgaacacacacacacatcatacaaaagaagaacacatttcacacacacaaatttacTTTACCTTTCTTATATGATGAACCCAAAATCTCCTCGACCTGCTCTGCAAACCCCATGTCCAACATCTGGTCTACTTCATCCAGAACAGCGTGCTTCAGTTTAGTGAGGTTGAGCTTATTGTTCTGGATGTGGTCTTTGATGCGACCAGGGGTTCCAACCAAAATATCAATTCCATTGCGGATAGCATCGACTAGACAGGAAGAGAGGAGAAGCAAAGAGAGTTAACAGTACATTAAGTGAAAGCAAATAAGACATGGGGAAGAATCTAAGGTCCTGTTAACCACGTTGAATTTAACCCCCTGAACCCCAAGCAGATGTAGTTCAAGTACGTGAGTTTCTGCTCCCGTCACATGTTCttttcactgtgggttcatttttcactgcaacataaagtccatCATCTCTATGGACACTGCACAACTATGACTAACTGTagagagaaatgtgttttgtccCAGATaccataaatcattttaaaaagttgagtttctttgactgttttacaaaaatgaagaaaagcatCAATTAAGAAGCATAACATTGTTCCATGTGTCCCAGATGTTACCACTGCAGGGGGAAATGGCGGCTCTACATGCTACAGACGTTTGACTTTACTTACAGGTATTCACAGTTGTGTCAGATTTTCCCTgcgtaaacacaacctgcagctcaGCAAAACACCAGGGAATTTTTGTAATGTCACTGCTGGTTGCAGCCGAGTCGCTCGGGGCATTATTGTTTCACCAAGGAACTgagatttgttttcttgtttttaactaaaatcacaaaattttTTAATGCGACAAGGAGAATAATGtaattttggtgaaatatcaggattttcagctcagatttggtttattttcctgACAAAACCAAAGAAATCACATGTGATAAGTTCAAGGATTGTTGGAGAGTTGGAAATCTAACAGTagttcctgtttttacagtttctgactttgATACAAGGTGTAATTTAGCCTGTTAATATGAATTTCACGCTTGCCTGTTTGtttgggggttcagagggttaaatgtttaaacaaaaaacaaaatcggAATAACAAAAAGTAGCACTCAGTGTAAACTAAGTGCCAAAATTTCTAATGAATGGACACAAAATTGCTTATCGCAGCCTGAGGTTGTTGAATGAGTGGCTGTCGTTGTTCACGCTCATATTTAAGAGCAGATTCGGCTACAATAATTAAGACACTGACACTATAAAGCAAGgacagtgggggaaaaaaaatgtggaatcTGACGACTGTTGTTTGTTCATAACCTCTTGAGCTGAACAGCTAAAACCAAAAGTTGGCAAAAAGGACCAGTGTAAGATAAACAAGATTGTTCGGGAACCTTATTTTGTCCAACGTAAAAGATAGATCTGAAAATCAACACAACACGTCCCAgtattttttatgcatttccAAACCACTTCTGTTCaaggaaaatgtgtgtttttgcgtCAGACTTACTCTGTGGATTGTATGAGCTGCCTCCATAGAAACAGGCAATAGACAACCTCTTGGAGATGTCTTTGAAGTCCTTAGCAACCTGGATAGCCAGCTCTCTGGTTGGAGCCAACACCAGGACCTACACATTGccagaaaataatttaataCACAAGCATACTCAGAGTAAGCAATACTCATATTTAACTGACACTGGGAACTTTGAGTTAGCGCTAGCGTTCAGTCACTGGCGTGAATGTGTACAGGTGTTTACCTTGGGAGGCCGGCCTCTGGTCATCTCTGCCGACTCCTTCTGGAGCTTCTCCACCAAAGGGATGGCAAAGGAGAAAGTCTTTCCTGTTCCAGTTCTGGCTTGGGCAATTACATCCTCTCCGTCATACACAGAATTAAATGTTTTCACCTGAATGTCAAACAGGTAAGAGACTCCCCGAGCTGAGAAAGTGATAGCAGGGCGACAGAAAATAAGAAAGTGGGAAACAGAGGCACAGGGAAAAGACAGCAAATCAATGGTAATTTGTTatttagaacaccccaattcacctcagcaacCCTAAAGCCCACTGAGAATTACATTTCCTGAACAAAAACAGCCACTCTAACAAGAATTACTGCATTTCTTACAGTCCTTAACAGTGAGCACCAAATTTCAACTTCAAATGTTCGTTACAAGTCATTCATGCATATTTGTTCATGCAGCCTCACACAAAGGGTCAATCAATATTCAGAAAGAAATGCTTTCGAGAACCTTATTAAATTGCATAGTTTGTGCAgcttttcaaaatatttataataattcACACTTAACAACAAAATTGCCCAAATCCAGAAAACACTGAGAACTGTCAGATTCTGGACATGCATCAGTAACAACTCTGGTCTCAAGTTGTGATCCAAATAGAAAAATGTAACTATTATGTTTACCTTTTAGCTTATCAATAGTGACTTGGGAGATTCTGAAGTTGGAGAATGCCCCTTCTCTCTGCTCCGGTGTCTCGTCCTGAACAAAGAAACAGAGTCAGTCTAAATGTCTGTCCACAGCTAACTTTGAGAATCTattaataaagtaaaacattgACACTTGGATTGCAAAGCTAAGAATAACTTAAAATGAAATTGAACTGCTGGTAGGCTTtaagatttgtttgttttcaattattttgtagttttcaatTAATACAAAGATATTACCCTAAACTTGTGTGATGTTCCTTAATAACAACTCAGCCTTTGCTGTTGTGTGCATCTATTATTTTACTTTCTATAAAATGCTACAAGACTAATTCATATTATGATTCACACAAAAAACTATAACAGACTGGCCATTTTGTAATATGTGACAAAATGCCACATGCAAAATGGAACATCTAGAAAAAAGTATTGAGGAAGACCTGGACAATATGGTGCAgtgtctcccccttctggcaaTGACAGTAATTACGTCAACACGATTTTTAGTGTGACACTGCACTCCTTTCTCTGATTACAAAGTTTTCCTCTTTTCACCTCTCATAAACCAATCACTGCCAGTGTGCATGCGTCTAATCCAGCTTTGAACTATCAAACAGAATACAAACTTCAAAGACACTAACCACGACTGCGGATCTCTAACTGATGCAATGCTCAGATAACCAAGTAGCTGAAGTTCTAGTGATGAAACTGGGAAAAGTTAGAAACTGTAAAGACCCTCAGCAAatcttactttttctttttcgcTGTCACTGGCTGAGTCGTCACTTGACTGGGACGGTGTCTGGATGGGAGTCTGAACTGGGGTGTTTGGGGTGGAATGTCCATTGTTTGCTGCTTCTGCAAttgctttcttttccttcttcttggTTTTCTAAACCCAAAGAGAAAAGTGGATAGTGTGTTATACAAGGGACAAGGTACGGCACTGTCTACTGGAGCATTTACAGTGAATTTGTTAATTAAATATGCCCACAACCGGCCTTTTAACATtaatgagaaaacatcataatgCTCATTAATAGTTTGACAGTCGCACAAACAATAAAGCACTGACCTTCTCTCCTTCTGTGTTCTTCTTactcttcttctttggtgtttctACACCATTACTGTTACCATTCACGTCTGCGGCCTCATCGGCATGGCCGTTCACTTGGTCCGCTGCCAGCTTgtctttattctttttcttctttggtAACGGAGGGCCACAGTCTgggtcctcctgctcctccaactgctgcttcttcttcttcagcttctTGTCCTCCTTGGTCTTGTTCTTGGTATTTTTAAAGAcatcaaaatggcaaaacacTTAGACAAACCAAATACTCTGGAGCATTGAGTAACTTTGTGCATGCCATCAACTCATCTCATTTAAAAgtcaacaacaataataataagacTAAGTACTTAGTATGTTTTCACAATTAAAAAGCACCCAACTACAGACagtttaattttcatttaaacAATTTTACTCGGTTAATATCAAACTGCATTCTCTCTcttataaattattattattaaattattattatgttaatcaggtcaaaaatgagaaaactggtTCTCTGTCAAGAAGCACAGTGGAAGGAAACTGCAGGATTCAACGTCGAAGAACCACTTTTGGACAGTCTGCTTTTTCAATCAAAGGTTGCAAAGTTTGGAACATATTACcaactgaaataaaatcaataactaatattaaaaatttcacaaaaaaagttAAGGCGTGGCTTAAAGCAAACCAGAGCTGTACTCATTTTCAAAGTGCTGTAGTATAAGTGGTTAATTTGGACTGATTTGCaagattttactttttctttttgcttttgttttatagATTTGTGAGGATTTTTAACTTAATTCTGTAAGTTATGGTtgtatttgtttagtttttttctgtattgtaCTTTCAACAGATTGTGATCTTgaatgttttggttgttttaaaaGCCCAACTAGGGACAGGAGTTGAGAATTAGCTGTAGCTATAACTCTACGCAACACATCAAATTCATGAACTGTATTGAAACTATGTTAATTGCATTGTccatattaaataaaaacaaaataaataaaattcttctCTTGATCAACTAATCAAGAGAATCAGTTATCCAAGAATGCTAGATATAGTAAACAAATATTTGAGTTATCGTTTATTCAAccctattttttatttaatttattttggcTTTGCAAATAGAAAAGCCATTTTGCACAACTTTGCATCCATTGAACACGTGTACTACTGACCTCgtaaatctgataaaaaaacATCCCAACTGTAGTTACACGTGAGTGACGATGAATTTGggatctttgtttttttgttgttgttgttgtagttgtttACAAAAACGTTCAAACAATCGAACAGTAATTCGACACACTAACAGTTAACGGCAGCTAGAATTAAATGTCCTGTTTGTACATCTAGCTAACAGCTGAAGAGCCCAGCTGAAAAAGACGTCATCAGTTTGCGCCCAAAGCGTAGATTTATAGAAACGTGATCAGCCTGTTCAGGGTCTCCATGTTGACTACCAAAGAATCCATGTAGTGTACAGATCAGCTCAGTAGCACATGGCCTCACCATGTGATCTTGTACCGTAAGTTAGCTAAACCACATGTCGACGTTGACAATGGATGCTAACCTTAGCAACGAATCATAAAACACTGTTTTCGACTATGTGAAGTTAGCTTTCCATTAACAAACTCGCTACAAAAGCTAATATCGAGTTACTTTCCTGTTGCCGTTTTCCTAACAGTGAAGTAGCGTTAGCTATCCGGTTAGCCGAGGTTTCGACTTAGCACGTCCAGCCACATGTTAAAAACAGGGAGCAGCCGGGGCAGATAAACggattttttagtttttccacAGCAGAACAACCCGCTTTACTCACCTTCATGGGTTTAACCTCTGCCACAGCGTTCATGTTGTCTTCCATTACTTGTTCTTCGGTTTCAAAGATGACTTTTGACGGCATTTCTCTTCCCGGTTGGAGTCCCTTAACGTAGACACACAGGCAAACCCACGGGCACGCGGTTGGAAAGGAACGCGCCACAGAGCGTGCGGCGTGTTCACGAGGCAGACGCTTCGTCTTCTTCGGGGATAGCTGGTGGTAAGCTAACAACGAATTAATACATCACCGCCGCCAACTGGTGAGGATGGAGAATCAATATTTAAATGattctttaattaaaaaaagacataattAAGTCCGTCCAAGACGCTGAAATATCATTAGATAGTGTGTATTTAATCACGTTTTTACTAGCATCCCTTTGAAGTTTTGGATCACATGCCTTGTTCCTCCctcatatttcttttaaaaataactatttATGTGACAACAACATAAGTCCTGGTAGCTGTAATAACTGTTGTAGTAATTAATTATACCAGTACTATTTACAAAATGCTGTAGCAAAGAAAAGTAATAGTAGAAATAACTGTAAACATGAAGATGAAAGTAGGCAAAGTAATATCAATAGCAATAAAAACGAAAacgaaaagacagacagacagacagagtgagagagagaaagagagagagaaaggttGCAGATAAATGGCTTTGAAAACAAGAAGCTATCCCTTAACCTTTAAAAGGGAATATCAATCATCAAGTCACGCAGCCTCAtattttgaactgtagtgttcTATTGTTTATTCTTCCCACAGCAGTCACATCTGCCTGCATCATGTTTGAACAGTGTCAGTTAACGAGTATGTACTTGTCTTGTGATTAGTATCTAATCTCTCCTGCTCATCCCTGCACTCctcattttttcccacattccTTTGCAATCAAGCCACcatcctttcctctcctcctcccttttcttttgccacatttctttaaaaatcttcTTTGTTTCTGCCCTGAATGTGATAATTTCCTGTGGTTTCATTTGCAACCTTATGGGTATGTGCAAATATGTACTGGTGCCCATAAAACATAGCTATGAGATCCATCATTTCAGTCCTGTAGAATGTTTGTTGCATTGGTGTCAGAAGAACTGTACTGCTGACTGGCCAGTGATGAGCTTGAGTCTGAGCAAATGATTGCTCTcaatgggcctcattcatgaacgcgTTCGTAGAAAAGTGTTCGTAAGAACGGCTTTAAGAACTCCCAAGAGAAAAGTACGTCGGATTCACGAAGCGTTCTTGACaagccaaatctgttcttaggagggagatgcgccggattcaagaacagtctctacgaacaccctcccctctcattaacatgacatttacattgtattgactcgtaaatgtaaaaggtacaccctctaaacttccttataaggcagcagcaagagcgtgtttgagacacgtgaacactggagtgcaggtgaaactccgcccaccagagtgatggtcatttctgcagatgacagagtttcaaacagccaataaagtctgacctgagacagctaaacttttatactcagaaagggtgtgtgtcgtaataaaacaccctctgcctctgctgcagtgacaggtaaAACTGCCCGGGCCATGTCCGCCTTGTCTCCCCGGTCAGCGCGCGCGTGCACACCGGGGCGCGTGCACGTGGCGGCGGTCATCGCGCGTGCACGTCGTAGTGGTCATTGCGCTTGTACCTCCCACAGACCTCCAAACATGTTAATGTGaccaagtgcagcttcagatctaaaatctgattttgagtttaactggcactgaactataaaaccattgatcactaaaattcacttgaataaatctagttttaaattaaataatttgtggtaatatttgaatcattttaaagaaagaaattcaaattttttgaacagttttgactgtaacaaaattctaaaagagcagatgttttgtgcgtaagagtcctcctgagtgttcttagaatttgttcttacttttaagaacaggtcagttaagaacacgttcgtgaatgccaaaaatcttcttaaaaaggctctaagaacagatttgttcttaagaacgcttcatgaatgaggcccaatgATCTTGTCCTCTTTCCACTGGACTTCTAACATTATTCCAAGCAGTTCTCCTGATTTGTAAACTGATAATCCCTCACAGATCCCTTCCGGGCTTTAAGATGAAACTCAGGGACAATAAAcgcttttcctgttttgttaaccAAAGTCTTTTCGATGTATCTGAGTCAGACACAGAAGCAGACAAGATAGATCAGCACACAAAGCAAGAACATAAAGCCCAAAATAGCACTAAACAGAAATAATAACAGTGAGTTCTATACTGATGAAAACTGAAGCACAAATGGATTTCATAATCAAAATAAATCATGTTCATTCATTTGACAAAGAATTTATTTGGCCTCACAGGAGCAGAATATCTTGTATAAACTgctgaacaataaacaaagaaatgcaatacTGGTGAAACGTAACCAAACAAGTCTAAATGGAATTCATGCTCTCATGCTATCATAAAAGAATCACAGTCTTACTTTTTGTAAAAGTTAAGTCTTGCTTGAAATGGTAAAGTCTTTTGTTTTATcatcatttttctattttattatattgtcttgttttgttgatgtaAAGCATTTTGAGTTATACATGCtatacataaaaaaattaagttgtAGTTATTAAGACATTACAGTTCACATCACAAGGCAGCAGTCATGACGTGGTGACATTCACCAGCAGGGGAATCTACAAATGCATTGAATATGGCGAGAGGACTTGTAGGCTGtagtaaaaaacaaaaggaggaTGATCCCTTTTTTAATACAGTCTACATATGTGTTATATAAATATCCAATGTTCTTCTATGAGACGACAGAAACAACACATGATGTGGTCATGCAGTTCTTAACATGGGTAGAGGGTCAAGTGGTTATTCAGTGGTGGACCTATGATGCATCCTGGGTAGGATAAAGACCGGTACCTGTCCGGTTATGTTGCATTCTCTGCAAGCTGCACTTAGAATACCAGTAGACTGAAGGTCACTgactgttcattttatttccctCTCAACTATTTTAGGACAGTTCAATGAATGCAGTAGTCACAAAATGCTCCGTGACAGGTGTCATGAAATACAGATTGTTTTGTGCTGGCACGGGTTCAGAGTTATATCTGTCCAAGATACTGTCACAACCCCCCGTTatgttattaaaacactgacaaGCCAGGTAAATGTATCTATGCACAGGTCAGCTGGGTTGTAAGAATAAGTAAAGTGAGACAAAATCATTGCAGAGAACCGCAATACTTGTTTACTCAagtaaaatattcagattttcctGTTACGAAACTGAAGCAGAGACTCAGATGTAGGCACAGAGACATGGCAGACGAGTGCAAAAGTGCTCAACAAACAACAGGAAAT
This genomic interval from Acanthochromis polyacanthus isolate Apoly-LR-REF ecotype Palm Island chromosome 2, KAUST_Apoly_ChrSc, whole genome shotgun sequence contains the following:
- the ddx21 gene encoding nucleolar RNA helicase 2, with the translated sequence MPSKVIFETEEQVMEDNMNAVAEVKPMKNKTKEDKKLKKKKQQLEEQEDPDCGPPLPKKKKNKDKLAADQVNGHADEAADVNGNSNGVETPKKKSKKNTEGEKKTKKKEKKAIAEAANNGHSTPNTPVQTPIQTPSQSSDDSASDSEKEKDETPEQREGAFSNFRISQVTIDKLKARGVSYLFDIQVKTFNSVYDGEDVIAQARTGTGKTFSFAIPLVEKLQKESAEMTRGRPPKVLVLAPTRELAIQVAKDFKDISKRLSIACFYGGSSYNPQIDAIRNGIDILVGTPGRIKDHIQNNKLNLTKLKHAVLDEVDQMLDMGFAEQVEEILGSSYKKDGDTNPQTLLFSATCPPWVYDVAKKYMRPACKHVDLIGKKTQKAATTVEHLAIACHWSQRAAVIGDVIQVYSGSHGRTIIFCETKKEANELSMNTSIKQSTQSLHGDIPQKQREMTLKGFRNGLFEVLVATNVAARGLDIPEVDLVVQCSPPKDVESYIHRSGRTGRAGRTGICICFYQRKEEDQLRYVENKACITFRRVGVPTANDIIKSSSKDAVRFLDSVPVTAIEYFRESAEKLIEARGAVDALAAALAHISGATSLEQRSLLNSDAGFTTMQLVCSQEMHSLGYAWKSIREQLGEEIENHIHRMTFLKGKTGVCFDVPADKVKEFQDNWKDGRRWQLTVATELPELEEKQFSNRSDRGFGSRGDRGGFRGGRGRSFRGNGGRGNGFRSGGYGNSRGGGHKRSFSQAFDS